ATAACACTTGCCCATGGAAAGGCATATAGAAATGTCTCCCGGCAGGTAAACAAAAAAGCCCCTTTCCCGAATAAGAAAAGGGGCTTTGTTTTTTACTGGTTCCGGTCTTTTCAGCTCAGCAGAGTGAGCATGACGCCTGCGGCCACGGCGGTCCCGATAACACCCGCCACGTTGGGGCCCATGGCGTGCATGAGCAGGAAGTTCCCGGGGCTCTCCTTCTGCGCCACC
Above is a window of Aminivibrio sp. DNA encoding:
- a CDS encoding sodium ion-translocating decarboxylase subunit beta, whose translation is VAQKESPGNFLLMHAMGPNVAGVIGTAVAAGVMLTLLS